From a single Lactococcus allomyrinae genomic region:
- the ileS gene encoding isoleucine--tRNA ligase produces the protein MKIKDTLNLGKTAFPMRAGLPTKEPDWQKGWETASLYEKRQQLNEGKPSFMLHDGPPYANGNIHIGHSLNKISKDIIVRYKSMAGFRAPYVPGWDTHGLPIEQQLAKAGMKRKEMNLLDYLEECRKYAMKQVDMQRTDFKSLGVLADWERPYLTLLPEYEAAQIRVFGKMAEKGYIYKGQKPIYWSPSSESSLAEAEIEYQDVRSASIFVAFKAKDTKGKLPEDVEFVIWTTTPWTIPSNLGIFAHPDYDYSVVAVNDRKFVIASEMLETVSEKLEWENAKVLQTIKGSELEYMVATHPFYDRETLIMNADYVTLDSGTGLVHVAPGHGEDDYFSSRKYNLPVLSPIDNRGYYTDEAPGLEGVFYDDGNKIVSKWLEEKGALLKLEFFTHSYPHDWRTKKPVIFRATPQWFASIDKFRQNILDEVEKVNWVIPWGKTRLYNMVRDRGDWVISRQRAWGVPLPIFYAENGEAIITPETTEHVAELFAKHGSKVWFEKTAKELLPAGFTHPASPNGEFTKEKDIMDVWFDSGSSWNGVLNERDYLSFPADLYLEGSDQYRGWFNSSITTSVAVNGVAPYKAVLSQGFVLDGKGRKMSKSIGNTIVPKDVTKKFGADILRLWVASIDTESDVRVSMDILGQVSEVYRKIRNTLRFLVANTSDFNPNSDAVEFAELRGADKYMLVKFNELVKQIRAAYDKYSFMSVYKAVINFITNDLSAFYLDFAKDVVYIEAAKSQARRSMQTVMYVILKDLVKLLVPILPHTAEETWTYLTHEPEEFAYLSEMPEAGEVAGADELLGDWEAFLDFRDEVLKALENAREAKLIGKSLEATVTVYPNEVVRTLLTAIDENVAQLLIVSNFVIADKTLEEAPETAIRFEDVAITVEHAAGEVCERCRRTDETVGHNTNEHLKALCEHCAGIVSDEFPEVLENGFED, from the coding sequence ATGAAAATCAAAGATACATTAAATCTTGGAAAAACTGCATTTCCGATGCGTGCGGGTCTGCCGACGAAAGAACCAGACTGGCAAAAAGGTTGGGAGACCGCTTCGCTTTATGAGAAGCGTCAACAACTCAATGAAGGAAAACCATCATTTATGCTACATGATGGCCCTCCATATGCCAACGGAAACATTCATATTGGACATTCGCTTAACAAAATTTCAAAAGATATTATTGTGCGTTATAAATCAATGGCTGGTTTTCGGGCACCTTACGTTCCAGGCTGGGACACACATGGTTTGCCAATTGAGCAGCAACTTGCAAAAGCAGGGATGAAACGCAAAGAGATGAACTTGCTTGATTATCTTGAAGAATGTCGTAAATATGCCATGAAGCAAGTCGATATGCAACGTACTGATTTCAAATCTTTAGGCGTATTAGCAGATTGGGAACGTCCATATTTAACTTTACTCCCTGAATATGAAGCAGCACAAATTCGTGTTTTTGGTAAAATGGCTGAAAAAGGCTATATCTACAAAGGACAAAAACCAATTTATTGGTCACCATCATCAGAAAGCTCGCTTGCCGAAGCCGAAATCGAGTATCAAGATGTCCGTTCTGCTTCAATTTTTGTTGCTTTTAAAGCAAAAGACACAAAAGGGAAGTTGCCAGAAGATGTTGAGTTTGTGATTTGGACGACAACTCCTTGGACAATCCCATCAAATTTAGGAATTTTTGCACATCCTGACTATGATTATTCAGTGGTGGCAGTAAATGACAGAAAGTTTGTCATCGCTTCTGAAATGTTAGAAACTGTTTCAGAAAAATTAGAATGGGAAAATGCCAAAGTTCTCCAAACAATTAAAGGTTCTGAGTTGGAATATATGGTTGCCACACATCCATTTTATGACCGTGAGACTTTGATTATGAATGCAGACTATGTCACACTAGACTCAGGGACAGGGCTTGTCCATGTAGCACCTGGTCATGGTGAAGATGACTATTTCTCAAGTCGAAAATACAATTTACCTGTCCTTTCACCGATTGATAATCGAGGCTATTATACGGATGAAGCACCAGGACTAGAAGGTGTTTTCTATGATGATGGAAATAAAATCGTAAGCAAATGGCTAGAAGAAAAAGGTGCTTTGCTCAAACTTGAATTTTTCACACACAGTTACCCACACGACTGGAGAACAAAAAAACCAGTTATTTTCCGTGCTACACCACAGTGGTTTGCTTCTATTGACAAATTCCGTCAAAATATCTTGGATGAAGTGGAAAAAGTGAACTGGGTTATTCCATGGGGAAAAACTCGTCTATACAACATGGTGCGTGATCGTGGAGATTGGGTCATCTCACGTCAACGTGCATGGGGTGTGCCATTGCCTATTTTCTATGCTGAAAATGGGGAAGCCATCATTACACCAGAAACTACGGAACACGTGGCAGAACTTTTTGCAAAACACGGTTCAAAAGTCTGGTTTGAAAAGACAGCAAAAGAATTGCTTCCAGCAGGATTTACACATCCAGCTTCACCAAATGGTGAGTTCACAAAAGAAAAAGACATCATGGATGTCTGGTTTGACTCAGGTTCTTCTTGGAATGGGGTGCTCAACGAACGGGACTATCTCAGTTTTCCTGCTGACCTCTATCTTGAAGGTTCAGACCAATATCGTGGTTGGTTTAATTCCTCTATTACAACATCTGTAGCGGTCAATGGCGTGGCGCCTTATAAAGCTGTTTTGTCGCAAGGTTTTGTTTTGGACGGAAAAGGTCGTAAGATGTCGAAATCAATTGGCAACACGATTGTTCCGAAAGATGTGACGAAAAAATTTGGTGCAGATATTCTAAGACTTTGGGTAGCATCTATTGATACAGAGTCAGATGTACGTGTTTCTATGGACATTCTCGGTCAAGTGTCAGAAGTTTACCGCAAAATCCGCAATACTCTGCGTTTCTTGGTCGCTAATACCTCTGATTTTAATCCAAATAGTGATGCTGTAGAATTTGCTGAGCTTCGCGGCGCTGACAAATATATGCTTGTGAAATTTAATGAGCTTGTCAAACAAATTCGTGCAGCCTATGACAAATATAGCTTTATGTCTGTTTACAAGGCAGTCATCAATTTTATCACTAACGATTTGTCTGCATTCTATTTAGATTTTGCTAAAGATGTGGTTTATATTGAAGCTGCAAAATCCCAAGCTCGTCGGTCAATGCAAACCGTAATGTATGTTATTTTGAAAGACCTTGTGAAATTACTAGTGCCTATCTTGCCGCATACAGCTGAAGAAACATGGACTTACCTAACGCATGAACCAGAAGAATTTGCCTATTTGTCAGAAATGCCAGAAGCAGGGGAAGTTGCGGGAGCAGATGAATTGTTAGGCGATTGGGAAGCTTTCTTAGATTTCCGTGATGAAGTTTTGAAAGCTCTGGAAAATGCACGGGAAGCCAAACTTATCGGTAAGTCTCTGGAAGCAACAGTGACAGTTTATCCAAACGAAGTCGTGCGGACTTTACTGACAGCAATTGATGAAAATGTAGCGCAGCTTTTGATTGTGTCAAATTTTGTCATTGCTGATAAGACTTTAGAAGAGGCACCAGAAACAGCAATTAGATTTGAAGATGTAGCAATTACTGTGGAACACGCAGCTGGAGAAGTTTGTGAACGTTGCCGTCGTACAGATGAAACAGTAGGTCATAACACAAATGAACACCTTAAAGCACTTTGTGAACATTGTGCGGGAATTGTTTCAGATGAATTTCCAGAAGTTCTTGAAAATGGATTTGAAGACTAA
- a CDS encoding DivIVA domain-containing protein: MTLNSLDVQNKTFNPQFRGFNKHEVDEFLDIVVRDYDEFAQTIKDQERELKSLRERVKYFDDMKDSLNKSIVVAQDAADNLRSQSQNEANNIIADAGNKSQLIIEAAKKEAGLILNAASEDARRLVRDTDDLKRKMRLYHQRMTSIIEAQLASVQSDDWAEMLQPTQSYVTNPEEKLQEILEEHLGDAENTLTRTQSITPISDENLEVESSDIKSAEMPEFSEIEEDATVDIDELTETEEVSSEFTEETANDDSMSETSEADEIFPELEAEVPEVPSPLDDQETIDLSELKN; this comes from the coding sequence ATGACATTGAATAGTCTGGACGTCCAAAATAAAACATTTAACCCACAATTTCGCGGTTTTAACAAACATGAAGTGGATGAGTTTCTGGATATCGTGGTTCGTGATTACGATGAATTTGCACAAACGATTAAAGACCAAGAGCGAGAGTTGAAATCATTGCGCGAACGCGTAAAATATTTTGACGACATGAAGGATTCGTTGAATAAATCCATTGTTGTAGCACAGGATGCTGCAGATAATCTTCGCTCGCAATCTCAAAATGAAGCAAATAATATTATTGCTGATGCTGGAAATAAGAGTCAGCTCATCATCGAAGCTGCGAAAAAAGAAGCTGGGTTGATTTTAAATGCTGCTTCAGAAGATGCTCGACGTTTGGTTCGTGATACTGACGATTTGAAGCGGAAGATGCGTCTTTATCATCAACGGATGACTTCTATCATTGAGGCTCAGCTTGCTTCAGTACAATCTGATGATTGGGCAGAAATGTTGCAGCCTACTCAGAGTTATGTGACTAACCCCGAAGAAAAACTTCAAGAAATACTTGAAGAACATTTGGGAGATGCAGAAAATACATTGACAAGAACTCAAAGTATTACACCAATTTCTGACGAAAATTTGGAAGTCGAATCGAGTGATATTAAATCTGCAGAAATGCCTGAGTTTTCAGAAATAGAAGAAGATGCAACGGTAGATATCGATGAATTGACTGAAACAGAAGAAGTATCAAGTGAATTTACGGAAGAAACTGCAAATGATGACAGTATGTCAGAGACATCGGAAGCGGATGAAATTTTTCCCGAATTAGAAGCAGAAGTTCCAGAAGTACCAAGCCCACTTGATGATCAAGAAACAATTGATTTAAGTGAATTAAAAAATTAA